In the Quercus lobata isolate SW786 chromosome 5, ValleyOak3.0 Primary Assembly, whole genome shotgun sequence genome, one interval contains:
- the LOC115991040 gene encoding ankyrin repeat-containing protein NPR4-like, with the protein MARLVRRIDEDGYTILHHVGVMEYYTGGTVPGPVLQLQEELLWFERVQKIIPSHYEMHRCQIKQKTAQTHQFDLEAQAAEIHHVAQPTEASQNIPPIHEISELSPLIPQTAQDKQFQEMHARILKEVQELLKRTSQITEASQTAQTAQELFEQSHAALLKEAQEWLKRTSEACSAVAVLIATVAFAAAYTVPGGSNQDTGVPILLHDPFFLVFTVMDVLSLASSLTSVVMFLSILTSPFELQDFRHSLPQKLTLGFTFLFFSVAVTMLAFAATIILIIHLKKRWTTTLIYTAAFLPVSVFALLQFPLYVAFMSTVRFSWKVIRSVLPSCFLPSRFKNTTTGSIYKNL; encoded by the exons ATGGCCAGGTTAGTTCGACGGATTGATGAGGATGGGTACACCATCTTGCACCATGTTGGAGTCATGGAGTATTACACCGGTGGTACCGTGCCTGGTCCTGTTCTCCAATTACAAGAAGAGCTCCTATGGTTTGAG cgTGTTCAGAAGATAATACCCTCCCATTACGAGATGCACCGTTGCCAGATTAAGCAAAAGACCGCTCAAACCCATCAATttgatcttgaagctcaagctGCTGAAATCCATCATGTCGCTCAACCCACTGAAGCCTCTCAAAATATTCCTCCAATCCATGAAATCTCTGAATTATCGCCTCTAATCCCTCAAACTGCTCAAGATAAACAATTTCAAGAAATGCATGCAAGAATTTTGAAGGAAGTACAAGAATTACTGAAACGGACCTCTCAAATCACTGAAGCCTCTCAAACTGCTCAAACCGCTCAAGAGTTATTCGAACAAAGCCATGCAGCACTTTTAAAGGAGGCACAAGAATGGCTAAAACGAACCTCTGAGGCTTGCTCTGCTGTTGCTGTTCTCATTGCCACTGTTGCCTTTGCAGCTGCTTACACTGTCCCTGGAGGTTCCAATCAGGACACTGGGGTTCCCATTCTACTACACGATCCTTTCTTCTTGGTTTTCACTGTCATGGATGTTCTCTCCCTCGCAAGCTCTTTGACTTCTGTAGTCATGTTCCTTTCTATCCTCACTTCACCATTTGAGCTCCAAGATTTTCGTCACTCTCTTCCTCAAAAACTTACACTCGGCTTcaccttcctcttcttctcagTGGCAGTGACCATGCTTGCTTTTGCGGCAACAATTATACTCATCATTCATTTGAAGAAACGGTGGACTACTACGCTTATTTATACTGCAGCATTTCTTCCAGTCTCTGTTTTCGCATTGTTGCAGTTCCCTTTGTATGTTGCGTTTATGAGTACAGTGAGGTTCTCTTGGAAAGTGATTAGGAGCGTTCTTCCTAGCTGTTTCCTCCCAAGTCGATTTAAGAACACTACTACGGGCTCTATTTACAAGAACCTCTGA